The bacterium genomic interval GGCGTCGGCGTCGGCCGCGGAGCGGTCGATCTGCGCCTTCGCCTCCTGCGCGGCGGGGCCTTGCAGCGCCTTGGCGAGCAGCGATTCGAACGGCGCGGGGGTCTCCGCGCGGGCCGCGAGGCCGGCCGCCGCGACGATCGCCGCCGCGAGCGCGAGGCGCTTCATGGCCGCCTCTTGAGCCCGGAAAGCAGCAGGTCGAGCACCGCGTCGATCAACCGGTGTCCGTCCGTCCCCTGGGGGGCGTCGTAGATGTCGGCGGCGACCATCGCCTCCACGAGCGCCTGAATGGCGGCGGCGGCGACCGAGCGCGGCCGGAACTCGCGGAAGACCCCCGCGGTCTCGCCGCGGGCGATGATCGTTTCGAGCAGCTCCCGCTCGCGCCGCTTGGCGTCGCGCTCCCCTTCGCGGAGCACGGTGGCCAGCTCGAAGCCGACGTCGCGCCGCACCGCGTAGAGGTCGCTCAGCTCGCGCAGGTGGCGCAGCTTGGCCTCGACGGCGGCGACGAGCGCCTCGTCCGGGGCCTCGCGGTCGGCGGCGGCCGAGGTCATCAGCTCGTACATCCGCTCGTCCTCGCGGGCCCAGACCAGCTCGAGGAGCTGCCGCTTCCCGCCGGGCACGTGGTAGTAGAGCGCCCCCTTGACCACGCCGAGCTCCTTGGCGATGTCGACCAGGGAGGACTTGCGGTAGCCGAAGCGGGCAAAGTGGCGACGGGCGACATCGAGGATGCGGTCCGTCGTCATCCGCGCGTGGATTGACTTTTCGGTAGTCATGGTCATAACGATAAGACCCCGCTCCGACGGCCGCAAGAAACGGCGCAAAAAAAGGCGGCGGCGCCGGCCGAAGCCGACGCCGCCGCCCTTGCGGACACGTTCCGACGTCAGGCGGACAGGTCGTCCAGCACGGCGCCGAGGAGCTTCCAGAACTTCTGGGCCGAGGGGATGCTGACCTTCTCGTTCGGCGCGTGGACGCCGACGAGCAGCGGGCCGAAGGAGACCATGTCCATCCCGTGGATCCGCTCGCCGATCAGGCCGCACTCGAGACCGGCGTGGATCGCGGTGATCCCCGCCTCGTGGCCGAAGAGGCGCGCGTAGGCCTTCCGCGTCACGTCGAGGACCTTCGACTCCATGTTCGGCTTCCAGCCCGGGTAGCCGCCGAGGTACTCCGACTTGATCCCGGCGAGCCGGGCGAGGCCGGTCTGGGCGTCGAGCATGTCGCGCAGCGCCGGCATCACGGAGGAGCGCGCGAGGGTGAGGATCTCGACCTCGTTCCCCTTCGTCGAGACGACGCCGAGGTTGGTCGAGGACTCGACGAGGCCGGCGAGGTCCTTGCTCATCGCCACCACGCCGCTCGGCATGGCGCGGAGGAAGTCGAGCAGCCGCGCGCTGTCGGCGACGCCGAACGCGTCGGAGGCGGAGGCCGCCTCGACCTTGACGTCGAGGCCGTCGTCCAGGCCCTTGAACTGGAAGCGCAGGTCTTCGACCAGCGTCTTCAGCGCGGCGCGGAAGGCCGCTTCCTTGTCGGCCGGCACGACGACGACGGCGTGCGCTTCGCGCGGGATCGCGTTCCGCTTGCTGCCGCCGGCGATCGAGGCCAGGCAGACCGGGGAGACCTTCGCCCCTTCCTGGACGAGGCGGACGAGGGTGTGGATCGCGTTGGCGCGGTTGTTGTTGATGTCGATGCCGCTGTGGCCGCCCTGGAGGCCTTCCACCTTGACGGCGAGCGCGGTCCCTTCGACCTTGGCCCGCGTCCCCTCGAACTGGAAGCGCAGGTCGCCGCCGCCGGCGCAGCCGACGAAGAGCGCGGTGTCCTCTTCCGAGTCGAGGTTGAGCATGATCCGGCCCTTCAGCAGCGAGCCGTCGAGCCCCTGCGCGCCGGTCATCCCGGTTTCCTCGTCGATCGTCATCACCAACTCGAGCGGCCCGTGGACGACCGTCGGATCGTCGGCCACGGCCATCCCCGCCGCCACGCCGATGCCGTTGTCGGCGCCGAGCGTCGTGCCGTCCGCGCGCAGGAAGTCGCCGTCGCGGACGACGTGGATGTCGCCGCGTTCCGGATCGTGCGGGCTCGAGGCGTTGCGCTCGCAGACCATGTCGAGGTGACCCTGCAGGATCACCGTCGGCGCCTTCTCGCGCCCCTTCGTCGCCGGCACGCGGACGATCACGTTCCCCACCGCGTCGACGACGGCCTCGAGGTTGCGCGACGCGGCCCAATCGCGGACGTGGGCGGCGATCGCCGCCTCCTGTCCGGAGGGGCGGGCGATCTTCGTGAACGCCGAGAAATGGCTCCAAAGAGCGCGGGGCTCGATCCCCGCGAACGGGTCGGTCTGGCTCATCTCATCCTCCGTTGCCGCCCGGCCGGCCGTGGGCAGCCCCCGGAGCGGACGCTTAGTTTACAACGTGGAGCCGACCGTGTTGGTCGGCCGTCGTCCGCGGGCGGACGGGGCCGTCCGCCGGCGGACGTTTCCGCCGAGCCCGCTCCTTTGGAATCAACGACTTGCGGCGGCACGCCCTTTGCTTTCCATCCCCGGCATGCT includes:
- a CDS encoding TetR/AcrR family transcriptional regulator; this translates as MTTDRILDVARRHFARFGYRKSSLVDIAKELGVVKGALYYHVPGGKRQLLELVWAREDERMYELMTSAAADREAPDEALVAAVEAKLRHLRELSDLYAVRRDVGFELATVLREGERDAKRRERELLETIIARGETAGVFREFRPRSVAAAAIQALVEAMVAADIYDAPQGTDGHRLIDAVLDLLLSGLKRRP
- a CDS encoding aminoacyl-histidine dipeptidase, giving the protein MSQTDPFAGIEPRALWSHFSAFTKIARPSGQEAAIAAHVRDWAASRNLEAVVDAVGNVIVRVPATKGREKAPTVILQGHLDMVCERNASSPHDPERGDIHVVRDGDFLRADGTTLGADNGIGVAAGMAVADDPTVVHGPLELVMTIDEETGMTGAQGLDGSLLKGRIMLNLDSEEDTALFVGCAGGGDLRFQFEGTRAKVEGTALAVKVEGLQGGHSGIDINNNRANAIHTLVRLVQEGAKVSPVCLASIAGGSKRNAIPREAHAVVVVPADKEAAFRAALKTLVEDLRFQFKGLDDGLDVKVEAASASDAFGVADSARLLDFLRAMPSGVVAMSKDLAGLVESSTNLGVVSTKGNEVEILTLARSSVMPALRDMLDAQTGLARLAGIKSEYLGGYPGWKPNMESKVLDVTRKAYARLFGHEAGITAIHAGLECGLIGERIHGMDMVSFGPLLVGVHAPNEKVSIPSAQKFWKLLGAVLDDLSA